In Patescibacteria group bacterium, the genomic stretch CATCGTCTACTCCTTTCTTGTGGACATGTTCCTTACGAACCCGTCCGTTTTAAAGGTTACGCTATAAACTGCCAAATGCAGCCATAGCCAGAAAATGCCTAATTTTAAGCATCTTTTGGCTATCGCTACCTAAATATGACAAGTATTTTAATTGTAAATCCAAATTAAAAAACTAATAATATAATGTATTAAATTTTTAATATCTTGTCAATTTTACCATAGCTAAACATGGGTGGTAGGAATTTCGCGTCATCTGCCCACTAACGAACTCCTTGTTCTGACCACCAGACACTCCCGTGCTAGTTCGGAATGCCTGTCTATCGCCTCCGATTCGCTTGTGACCGTTTGATTCCTTTAATACATCAAAAAACTTTCAACCCTAAATGGTAAAAGTTTTTTGGCAGGCGTACTCGGTCTGGTACCCAGTGGAATTATGAAATATTTCAACACCGCACTCGGACTGTCCATGCTTCCCGACGGCAGCTTCACCGTCACCATCGTCAACAAGGATTAAGCGGCCGAATTCCTGCGCGGCCTGGCCGTCCGGGTTGGAACTGGTCCGGACGCAATACCCTTCGTTCATCAAGCGAATGCCGCGCACATCGAAATAAGTGCCTATACCCCAAATCACCTCCTCCATGGACGGAACGCGTTCTTTGAATAAAAGAAGTCGTCTCTGCTCCTTATAGGTCTTGAAGCGCGAATCCGGCACCCCGTCCTTGCGGAGCGCGAGCCATTTCACCTTGCTGTCATCGCCGACCTTGCCAGGAAGCAATATGTAGTTGTGTTGCTTCAGCCACTGAAGAACTTTGGCGGCGGGCATGGTCTTGGCGAGACGCTGAAGTTGCTTCGGGGTGTAAGTGATTGACTTCACTTTAGCAGCAACGACTTCTTCCGGAGCGATGAAATCGTCGCCCAAAATCTGGCGCGCTGAAGCCTGTCCTCTCGTCATGACAAATCTCCCTTCTTGAATTCTTGCTGCTTCAGAATTGAGGCGAGCGTTCTAGAAACTAAATTTAAATTATTAGCATCCAAAACACTTGTCTCAGATAAATTAAAGAAAGGAGTTGATTTACTATCTTATTTCAAAATTAGCTTGATGTCAATAACTAAAAACCGAGCTAAAAGCCCGGTTAAGATAAGATTATCTGGTTTGTTTTTATAACTTTTTCATTGCCTCGGCAAACTCCTTATCGGTCGCTGTTTCTCCCTTAAGCACTTCACAGTCTTTGCCTTGCCAATACGGCTGTTGATTCATGTTTTTTCTGGTAATCTTTTCTGCCATCTGGCGATCACCGCCGATTTGGCTCATAAAAAACTGAACTCCGCCCTCAAAAATTTCTTCGCAAGTTTTGACACTGCCGTCGGCGTTAACGCAGTAAAGACAAAACTTGGCATTTTCATCACCACCAGCAAAGTCTTCTTTTTTTCTCAAATGGCATTCCGCACGATTCGCAATATTTTGACATAGTTTTATAAATTAATAATAAATAAATAATTTAATTAATTTTGATTTGTCTTTTGTATCCGTCTATCAAATACAGAATTCCCGGAATGATAGGCACGACCAAATTAATACTAAGATTTGCCTCTGTCAAAAGGCCGACAATTAATCCGATTGCGATTGAGATGATTATCAGCCACCCGGCAACCTTGGGATATTTCCAACCCAAAGCCAAACCGATAAAAACCAACGGCATCATGGCCAAAGCGACATTTTCCCATAATGAATAATCGGGCTTGGTAAATGGTAACGGATTACCATAGCCGAAATAAAATGGCAGAGCGAAAATCAAGATGCATAATGCCAATATCCTAGCTGTCCATTTGACTATTTTCATAACGGTTTATTTTTTAATTTTAAAGATTAAAAATATTTGAATTAGTATCAGCAAGCCGAAGAAAAAAACCAAATTAATTCCGGCTGGAATCCAAAATGCCGGCACAACCTTTTCAACTTCATAAACCGGTAAATTAAGCAAGTTTATAAAATCATTTGTGGTGTGCTTCAAAAAAGTCATTACAAAAGAAGTGAACAGAGCTAAATAATAACCCAGCGTCCAGTATTTCGAGTAATATTTATTGTTGTAAAGCAAATAAGTTAATATAAATAAAATAAAAATAGCCACGCTTAAACAATGAGTTCCTTCTTTTTTAAAAACAAACTCTCCAAATAAGGGGAAAGCGCTTTTAAAAAATAGCAGTAAGTAAAAAAGTAGAATCCAGAAAAAATTTAGCAATATTATTGTTAGTTTTCCAGGAGATTGTTTTGCAAAGTAACTTTCCACATCCGAACTTTTGAATAACTTTATAGTATTCGGATTTTTATAGAATCTTATTAAGAAATAAGGCAATACAATAAAAAACAATAAAATGAATAGTAAGATTATGAATAGCTGATTCGGTTCAAACACTTTTAAGAGATCAAAAGAAAATAGAACGCTTGCCAACAGCGCCAAACCCAATATTAATAGCGCTCTAAAGACGGCAACAGATAAATTATACCCCCATTTTTTTAATGAAATATTGCCAATTCCCAGAGGAATTCCTAAGCATGCCAAAACAAAATAAGCCATTGCATTAAATATTATAAAAGCGAACATCAAACTTCCGAAGCCAAATCCATCATAGTGATAATTTCCACCCTCAGAAAAAGCATAAAAACTCGTGAATTCGACCGGGACAAAAAATAGAGAAAATAATCCAATTACAAGAAATAATATCCCTGTAATTTTTATTAACGCCTTTCTTTTATTCATAAAATTTTTTGTGCAATTTTAGCAACCCTCTCGGTCTCACTAAAAACATTTTTATCTAATTTTAGCAATATTTTTTATTTTCACGAATATTCTGGGATATAATATCCATATACTCTTTCTCTTCATTTTTATTCATCCGAATAAACTCCTCGCTTTTTAACCATTGCCCACCATATATTGTTTTAATTTTATCTAAGGCAATATCAATATTATCCAAAGTAAATACTAAAATTGATTTTGCCTGCGGAAAAAATTGCCAAATCGTGGGATCAATAATATAAACTTGATTATCGACGGTTATTACCGCCAATATATCGTGTGATTTTTTAGTACCGCAAACATTAACGCCTTTTATTATTAAAATACGATTAGACTTATCTAATATTTTTATCCAGCCGGCAACTAAACGTGACACTTCACTGCAACTATCGACCAATAAAATACCAGGCTGGTTTTGTTGGTCGACTGACAATAACTGAATAATTCGTTTTTGAATTTTTTTAATCAAATCTTTATTCATAGATATATTATACATTAAAGATTTTTGAATGTATATTTGTAAAAATAACCCGGCGCCTCACTGAGAGACACCGCTACTGAAAGAAGGAACGAGCTTTGAAAAGAGAGAAATTTTGTCCTGCCTGAAAAGCAAACTTGTCTTAGTGGAAAGAGAATTAAAATTAGTTAGCTAAAAGAAAAAGCACCCGCAACTTGTGAACCAAGCGGGGTGCCAATACGTGTTCAGAATGAAACTACAGCTTCCGAGCGGCGGCGAGCAGGACAAAGCCATGCTCTTTGTAGTCGTCGGGACAGTAGTTGACGTCCATGCCGGACTCAAGGTAGGGGCCCACCCGGACATGGGTTGCGGGCTGGCCGTCCGGGTTGGAACTGGTCCGGACACAATACCCTTCGTTCATCAAACGAATGCCGCGCACATCGAAATAAGTGCCTATGCCCCAAATCACCTCCCCCATGGACGGAACGTATTCTTTGAACGAAAGAAGCCGTCCCTGCTCCTTATAGGTCTTAAAACGCGAATCCGGCACCCCGTCCTTGCGGAGCGCGAGCCACTTCACCTTGCTGTCATCGCCGACTTTGCCAGGAAGTAACATGTAATTGTGTTGCTTCAGCCACTGAAGAACCTTGGCGGCGGGCATGGTCTTGGCGAAACGCTGAAGTTGCTTCAGGGTGTAAGTGATTTGCTTCGCTCTAACGACTTCTTCCGGAGCGATGAAATCGTCGCCCAAAATCTGACGCGCTAAATTTTGCCCTCTTGTCATGATAAATCTTCCTTTCTTGAATTCTTGCTGTTTCAGAATTGAGACGAGCGTTCTAGAAACTAAATATTAGCGCCCAAAACGCTTACCTCAGATAAATTAAGGGAGTTGATTTACTATCTTATTTCAAAATTAGCTTGATGTCAATAACCAAAAACCTCTGTGGTGAAAGTCGGCTGAATCACGCATTTTCGCAAACCAAAAGAGCCCCAAATGCATCATGCATTGTTCGGGGCTCTTTTTCTTTTTATCTTAAAGTGCGACGCCTCTCGGTCGCTCGCACCGTTCACAGTCTGGCAGGCGTGCCCGGTCTAGTACTGAATTATTAGAGGTTTTGAAAGGATTTTTAGGGTGGTTAGATTCTAGCGGCTATAGGGCTTTAGGTAGGCCCAACGGCCGGGGAAAATGGCACAAATGGAACACGAAAAGGGGGTTTTAAGCTGTGCCATTTTTGAGACACTGTGTCTCGTTTGGGGTAAAATTTTTGGCTAATTTCTGTAGGAATGAGACAAATGAGACAGTCCTTAAGGGTTTTGGGATGTGTCCCATTTAAACAAACTAAAGCTTATGTTTTTTCTTTATTGATATTAAGTATTTTTTCCATTTTTTCCATTATCCTCTCTCCACGCTCTATGCTTGTCTTTGGGTTTGAAAATGCATAAGTATCAGACGTAAGCTGTTTCCAAAATCTTGGATTAGATACTTCTGAAATAAAAGTAAACTCTAAAGTGCTATTTAAAACATCTAGGGTAAGATTTAGCGGCGCTAATAATCCACAAAAAGTTGCATCTTGATCGCCAGAATTAAAAAATCCACCTATACAGAGCGGGGCCGTCCTATGAGGAACAGTGTGCAAAATACTGACATGGCTAAACCAACTACTTAAATTTCCCCACATTTGAGCAATGGTTGGGTTTATTTCCTTTACAATATTGATACTTTTTTTAGAGTCAAATTTTTTTGGATTGTTTCTTAAAACTTCAAGTTTTTCTGGATTAGCATGTATATCGTAAGCTGCACTAAAAATCTCCAAAACATTCCTAATGAGCATTTGTGGCTCTTTACTATATCCACGCCTGAATAATTCCAACGCTGATAGGTAGGTGTTTAGAGCTGTCCAGAATAAAAGTGCGCTCTGGAAATCAGCGTCCGATATTTTTGATTGATCATCCCGGTTAATTATATCGTGTAATATTTGATATGAAATCGCCATTTCTTCAGCAAATTCCGATAATTCTTGGCTATATATGGCATCAAATTCTTTCGCAATACCATTACTCGTTGAGTGTAACTGATTTAAGATTGTATCCTTTAAAATCATACAAAATAAAACGTTTACAAGTTTCCTACCGGAATTTTTACTAAATCACTATTAGAAATACCGAGGCTATAAAATCGCATAAGATTATAAGCGGCATCGCCGTCTTTCATGTAATGACGATACCCGGTTTTTGGATTCACATACCACGCTTCACCGTGTTCCTCTACTTGTAACAGTATCTTGCCTTTGAGATTATTAAAAGTTGATGGATAAGCTTTATTTTCCCCCTCTTGAGGTAGTTTAGCTAAATTGGCATTCGTGATGCCCAAACCAAAATTTCTCATCATTTGGTATGCAGTTGCCCCGTCTTTCATGTAATACCTTTTACCGTCCGTCGGATTCACATACCACGCTTCGCCGTGTTCCTCAACTTGTAATAATATTTTTCCGCTGAGTTTATTACCAGCTTCACTTTCTTTTAAAGCAACACTCTTACTAGGGGTGACTTCGAAAACAGCAAAATGATAAGCATCAGTTAAGGATCCATTTTTATCATAATAACCAGTAAAATCAAAGTCATACTTTTGACCAACCCCTAAACCGGTTGCAACTATATAATTATCGCCCCAATAACGAAACTCTTTTCTATTACCATCTCTGATACAGCTGATATAATGACCCTTATTACCATAAAAATATTTTTGGTCACAGTCGTAATACCAATTTCCCGCCTTATAACCTCCGTCTTTCCTAAACATAACAAGTTCCTCCTCGATAAATCCGCTGCTCTTAGTTGAATCCCATTCAATATATAGATTATTCGTCGTTAAATTAAATCGCTGAATGTTTTTTGAATCTAGGTAAACTACTTTAAGTAAATCGCCCTTATATCCGTTGTCATAAGAATAAATATAGAATTTAGTAGGTCTATTAGCCAAAGATTTCGCAGCGGTAGACTCGTTGGAATCTATGGTTCCTAGATTATCCGAGGTATTAAAGTAATATGTCCAATATACCGGATTTGAAACATTCCCCGCCTTATCTTTTGCCTGCACCTTCAAATAATATATACCCGCGTCTGTTAAACTTTTTCCCGATCCTAGGCCCGCATACTCAGTTTTGTTTATATATTGGCCTTCTTCAGTCGGTTTAGCGTTAAAATCTTTACCTACATAAACATAATACCCGTCAATTCCGGACGAATCAGAAAAATCTTTCCACGAAAAGTATGGATAGTCAGCATTCCATGAATTCTCAAAGTTAAGATGTATTTCGCAATTCCAGTCTGCGCAAACGGTGGCCGTAGCATTTTGAGTATCTGGAGGTGTTAGATCGCTACTATTCAAACTAACCTGTTGGTTAATAACCGGCGGATTATAATTATCAATTTTATTTGCAAAGTCCGTACCCAAAATACCTGAGAGCCACTCTTTTATTTTATCGACACTCAAGATAAAACTCAGCGAATTTAGCTCACCCTTAACTACTGCGGTGGGTATACCCACAAAGTTTCCGCTAAAGTTATACGCAGAACCTCCGGAATTACCATGCTCTAATGGGGCGGTTGTTTTTATATAATTTCCATACATACCACTCATAACCCCATTTACATAAGTTAACGTATTTCCACCTATTGATGGATATCCTATTACTTCAATCCCATCCCCTAAATTTAAAGAGCTGGAATTATAACCCCAAATATCTATATAAGGATAGGTTTTGTTTGTAGAATTTTCTAAATATAAAATTGCGGCATCCATATCATCTGTCGTAGTATAATACTTCACTTCAGCTAGATTGGGATTTGTCTTAGTGCCAAAATTTGGCTCTTTATTTATCGACTCGGTAAAACCAATAAAACAAGAGTTGATAATTTTACCATACTGATCGGAAACCACATGTTTATTTGTCAAAATAATACCCTTAGAATCGATTATAGTGCCGGAACCGCTAAACCAATTACCATAATTATCAGGACAGACTATTTGTACTTCGGCATTAATCTTGTCTTGAGTGATCGCCAAGGAAAAATTAATTGGAATTAGCCCTAAAACGAATGTTAAAATTAAAAAATAATAGGTAATTTTTTTCATAATTTTATTTTTTTAAGATTATTTTTTAATGAATTGCTTATATCTGTTTTAGGTATATACCAATTATAAGGAGCGATAACCTTAAATTGATTTATTATCTGAGGTAGTACTCTTCTGGCAAAATCTTTTTTTGTTTCTGCCCTAACATTAATACCAATTTTCTCTATTAAATACGGCTCGACTCTGCCGTTATTATGATCTTTCCAAGAAGAGATAAATTTTCCAGCACAATCTTCGCATACAAAATGCAAACCATCAGAAATAACTAAAGGATGATTTTCATGATTCTGTGTTGAAAGCGGTGGATAAGCCACAACAACCAACTTTTTGATTTCGTTTTTACATTTACAAACAATCATAATAAAACTAATAAATATATCTAAATCATAACAAATTTAGAGGAAAATTGGAAGTTTTACTTACCTACAGTTTACCAACTGGGCGCTCTGGACTCCCTAGCGCCATTGCGTCATCAATGTTCATAGGACTAACTAATAACCTTAAACCTATGGAACCAAGCCCCAACCAAGCCCCCATTAATCAACCCCAGCCCGCCTCCCCTGTCCGTTACTGCCTTTATGCGAGGAAATCAACCGAATCGGACGAACGGCAAGCATTATCCATAGACGCCCAAATTAAGGAAATGCTAAATGTAGCGCAAAGAGACGACTTGCAGATAACGGAAATTCGACAGGAATCCCACTCGGCCAAGGCCTCGGGCCAACGGCCAGTTTACAACAAGTTAATTGAGGACGTTAGAAGTGGGCTGTTTAATGGCATCCTGACTTGGGCGCCGGATCGGCTAAGCCGCAATGCCGGCGATCTAGGAAGTTTAGTGGATCTAATGGATCAAAAATTATTAACCGAAATCAGAACCTACAACCAAAAATTCATTAACTCCCCTAACGAGAAATTCCTGTTGATGATTCTTTGCTCGCAAGCTAAGCTGGAAAACGATAATAAAAGCTTAAACGTCAAAAGAGGATTAAAAGCACGAGTGGAAATGGGTTGGCGGCCCGGCAGTTCGCCGACTGGCTATTTGAACGACAAAAATATTGATCATAAATGTCAATTACTTCTTGACCCGAATCGAGCCCCGATCATTAAAAAGATGTTCGAAAAAATCGCTTACGAGGGCTGGAGCGGCCGGAAGCTTTATTACTGGCTGAAAGAGGAAGTTAAATTCACCACCAAGTATAATAAGCCGCTGGCCTT encodes the following:
- a CDS encoding serine protease; this translates as MKKITYYFLILTFVLGLIPINFSLAITQDKINAEVQIVCPDNYGNWFSGSGTIIDSKGIILTNKHVVSDQYGKIINSCFIGFTESINKEPNFGTKTNPNLAEVKYYTTTDDMDAAILYLENSTNKTYPYIDIWGYNSSSLNLGDGIEVIGYPSIGGNTLTYVNGVMSGMYGNYIKTTAPLEHGNSGGSAYNFSGNFVGIPTAVVKGELNSLSFILSVDKIKEWLSGILGTDFANKIDNYNPPVINQQVSLNSSDLTPPDTQNATATVCADWNCEIHLNFENSWNADYPYFSWKDFSDSSGIDGYYVYVGKDFNAKPTEEGQYINKTEYAGLGSGKSLTDAGIYYLKVQAKDKAGNVSNPVYWTYYFNTSDNLGTIDSNESTAAKSLANRPTKFYIYSYDNGYKGDLLKVVYLDSKNIQRFNLTTNNLYIEWDSTKSSGFIEEELVMFRKDGGYKAGNWYYDCDQKYFYGNKGHYISCIRDGNRKEFRYWGDNYIVATGLGVGQKYDFDFTGYYDKNGSLTDAYHFAVFEVTPSKSVALKESEAGNKLSGKILLQVEEHGEAWYVNPTDGKRYYMKDGATAYQMMRNFGLGITNANLAKLPQEGENKAYPSTFNNLKGKILLQVEEHGEAWYVNPKTGYRHYMKDGDAAYNLMRFYSLGISNSDLVKIPVGNL
- a CDS encoding recombinase family protein; protein product: MEPSPNQAPINQPQPASPVRYCLYARKSTESDERQALSIDAQIKEMLNVAQRDDLQITEIRQESHSAKASGQRPVYNKLIEDVRSGLFNGILTWAPDRLSRNAGDLGSLVDLMDQKLLTEIRTYNQKFINSPNEKFLLMILCSQAKLENDNKSLNVKRGLKARVEMGWRPGSSPTGYLNDKNIDHKCQLLLDPNRAPIIKKMFEKIAYEGWSGRKLYYWLKEEVKFTTKYNKPLALSNIYLLLRNTFYTGKFEFPKHSNNWYLGKHQSIISQALFDKVQERLKKDANINPWGAKEFAFTKLITCGHCGSGVTAMEKFKKTKNTVHRYVYYGCTRAKDRSCKYRYVREEEIISQLIKIIGQLDLDELEVREKMKNEIDRYNKFQGILGLSKNGKQVDLDLKKYVIYLLKEGTSFEKREILSCLKSKLVLVERELKLVS